The proteins below are encoded in one region of Sphingobium yanoikuyae:
- a CDS encoding ABC transporter permease produces the protein MQHAANIYRLGIKELRSLWRDPMMLVLIVYAFSLGIYVAASAMPESLHMAPIAIIDEDQSPLSNRITGAFYPPHFSQPSIVGLDEVDKGMDAGRYTFALNIPPDFQRDVLAGRKPGVQLNIDATRMSQAFTGGGYIQQIVQGEVSEFMKGTRATAAAPVDLALRARFNPTLAQSWFGSVMEIINNVTMLSIVLTGAALIREREHGTIEHLLVMPVTPFEIMASKVWAMGLVVLASCAFALLIMIQGILKVPIEGSVSLFLLGAALHLFATTSIGIFMGTIARSMPQFGLLLMLVLLPLQLLSGGMTPRESMPEIVQTLMLAAPTTHFVKMAQAILYRGAGLDVVWPQFLAIIAIGATFFAIALSRFRKTIGAMA, from the coding sequence ATGCAGCACGCTGCCAACATCTATCGCCTCGGCATCAAGGAACTGCGCAGCCTGTGGCGCGATCCGATGATGCTGGTGCTGATCGTCTACGCCTTTTCGCTCGGCATCTATGTCGCCGCGAGCGCAATGCCCGAATCGCTTCACATGGCGCCGATCGCGATCATCGACGAGGATCAGTCACCCCTCTCGAACCGGATCACCGGGGCCTTCTACCCGCCCCATTTTTCCCAGCCCTCGATCGTCGGGCTCGATGAGGTCGACAAGGGCATGGATGCTGGCCGCTATACCTTCGCGCTCAACATCCCGCCCGATTTCCAGCGCGACGTACTGGCGGGACGAAAGCCCGGGGTGCAACTCAACATCGACGCGACGCGGATGAGCCAGGCCTTCACCGGGGGCGGCTATATCCAGCAGATCGTCCAGGGAGAGGTGTCCGAGTTCATGAAGGGCACCCGCGCGACAGCCGCCGCGCCCGTCGATCTGGCCCTGCGAGCGCGTTTCAATCCGACGCTCGCCCAAAGCTGGTTCGGGTCGGTGATGGAGATCATCAACAATGTGACGATGCTCTCGATCGTGCTGACCGGCGCAGCGCTGATCCGCGAGCGCGAGCACGGCACGATCGAGCATCTGCTGGTGATGCCGGTCACCCCGTTCGAGATCATGGCCAGCAAAGTCTGGGCGATGGGCCTTGTCGTGCTGGCCTCTTGTGCCTTCGCGTTGCTCATAATGATCCAGGGCATCCTCAAAGTGCCGATCGAAGGGTCAGTCTCGCTGTTCTTGCTGGGGGCCGCCCTCCATCTGTTCGCGACGACGTCGATCGGTATATTCATGGGAACAATCGCGCGCTCGATGCCGCAATTTGGTCTGCTGCTGATGTTGGTCCTGCTGCCGCTCCAACTGCTGTCGGGCGGCATGACCCCCCGCGAGAGTATGCCCGAGATCGTCCAGACGCTGATGCTGGCGGCACCGACGACGCACTTCGTCAAGATGGCCCAGGCGATCCTGTATCGTGGCGCCGGCCTGGATGTCGTCTGGCCCCAGTTCCTGGCGATCATCGCCATCGGTGCGACCTTCTTCGCCATTGCGCTCTCGCGGTTCCGCAAGACCATCGGGGCGATGGCATGA
- a CDS encoding L,D-transpeptidase encodes MTPNHRTAGPTRHFAARLVSRRSTLCRILLLGTPILFGAARALAQDIEAPSMAQAIQELKPGKYLWFPEVAPAGPVLLVVSLKAQRAYVYRNGVPIGVTTISSGKAGYETPTGIFTILQKHVDHKSNLYDDAPMPFMQRLTWDGVALHAGNVPGYPASHGCIRLPLAFARLLFGVSRLGMTVFIAQDQPVPRLAPTPDFLRGDAAGREEDAGEIWTPQAAPSGPLSIVISAADQRILVLRNGVRIGAARVRIEGAVTEPAAYSLTGIEGDQFRWVRLALPNQPAGAQSAVSQEERARLRLPAAFQQKMRAILTPGTVAIVTPDSLASGSAGEQLTVISSEEGQ; translated from the coding sequence ATGACACCAAACCACCGCACCGCAGGACCAACACGCCATTTTGCAGCCCGGCTGGTCAGCCGCCGCTCGACCTTATGCAGGATCCTTTTGCTGGGAACGCCGATTTTGTTCGGAGCGGCGCGCGCTCTGGCACAGGACATCGAAGCACCGTCGATGGCGCAGGCGATCCAGGAACTGAAGCCAGGGAAATATCTCTGGTTCCCAGAGGTCGCGCCCGCTGGGCCCGTCCTTCTAGTCGTGAGCCTCAAGGCGCAGCGCGCATATGTTTATCGCAACGGCGTGCCGATCGGGGTGACGACCATTTCATCGGGAAAGGCAGGCTACGAGACGCCGACAGGGATTTTTACGATCCTGCAGAAGCATGTCGATCACAAGTCCAATCTTTACGACGACGCACCCATGCCGTTCATGCAGCGCCTTACCTGGGACGGAGTGGCGCTCCATGCGGGCAATGTCCCAGGTTATCCCGCCTCGCATGGCTGCATCCGGCTCCCGCTGGCGTTTGCGCGCCTTCTGTTCGGCGTGAGCCGGCTGGGCATGACCGTGTTCATCGCCCAGGATCAGCCCGTTCCGCGACTGGCGCCAACGCCGGACTTTCTGCGCGGCGATGCCGCCGGCAGGGAGGAAGACGCTGGCGAGATATGGACTCCGCAGGCAGCGCCGAGCGGACCTCTTTCGATCGTCATCAGTGCTGCAGACCAGCGCATCCTTGTCTTGCGCAACGGCGTGCGGATCGGCGCGGCGCGGGTGCGGATAGAGGGGGCTGTGACCGAGCCCGCCGCTTATTCGCTCACGGGCATTGAGGGCGACCAGTTTCGCTGGGTCCGCCTGGCGCTGCCCAATCAGCCAGCCGGAGCGCAAAGCGCGGTGAGCCAGGAGGAGCGGGCGCGCCTCAGGTTGCCCGCAGCCTTCCAGCAGAAGATGCGCGCAATCCTGACGCCTGGTACTGTGGCAATCGTAACTCCCGACAGCCTCGCAAGCGGTAGCGCGGGCGAGCAGTTGACCGTGATTTCCAGTGAGGAAGGGCAGTGA
- a CDS encoding restriction endonuclease: MLLALSAIVVALLALLLHRARVPIRHRWRRRQARAMALQLSGRGRLQPPQLLYARLRAMDPLAFEELLLECFERRGHGVVRNRRYTGDGGIDGQVMIEGEIWLIQAKRYADAIRPEHVAAFEALCRAKGRRGLFIHTGRTGPQSRVLVTGNARVAIVSGRSLLSLLTGGPLPDLAVPQRLRRPISQSGRRI; the protein is encoded by the coding sequence ATGCTGCTTGCCCTTTCCGCTATTGTCGTCGCCTTGCTGGCTCTGTTGCTCCACCGCGCCCGCGTGCCGATACGCCATCGCTGGCGTCGTCGACAGGCGAGGGCCATGGCGCTTCAACTGAGCGGCCGAGGCCGTCTGCAGCCACCCCAGCTTCTCTATGCGCGCCTGCGTGCCATGGATCCCCTGGCATTCGAGGAGCTGCTGCTCGAATGTTTCGAGCGGCGCGGGCATGGGGTTGTTAGAAACCGCCGCTACACGGGCGATGGCGGGATTGATGGTCAGGTCATGATCGAGGGCGAGATCTGGCTGATCCAGGCCAAACGCTATGCTGACGCTATCCGTCCGGAGCATGTCGCAGCCTTCGAAGCACTGTGCCGTGCGAAAGGCCGGCGGGGCCTGTTTATCCATACCGGCCGGACAGGTCCGCAAAGCCGCGTCTTGGTCACGGGGAACGCCCGTGTCGCAATCGTTTCCGGTCGCTCGCTGCTGTCTCTCCTGACCGGTGGTCCACTGCCTGATCTGGCGGTCCCGCAGAGGTTGCGCCGACCAATATCGCAGAGTGGGAGGCGCATATAA
- the mobF gene encoding MobF family relaxase has protein sequence MIQPQRLYGKPANIARYYTVGDYYTKGGDEPSEWGGKLAADLGLSGPVDPKMFRELLAGKVGDQQLGRYRADGTIQHHPGWDFAVNAPKSVSIMALVAGDERVLAAHEQAVTVAIGYLEEQAQLRRRDEGKIVHETTGRILVARFTEHGSRELDPHLHTHVVVLNMTNRQDGEPMASLESRVMYGEQRVAGQIYRNALAFALREAGHQVDFDPRSGLFEIRGVPQSLIEKFSQRADDIEEHAREHGLVGQKAQRASFYATRKAKVKIGHEELLVQWHQRTGELLDVLEKIVAAGREREGEHLSPTDREASRAALFGLRQLETTEAVNNLGDILRTGLAAHVGEVRLEDVRPRIENHEAIRKLLPTHEQTGDKILTRGRTSRKSWRLELALTQHIALGLGDARPIASSDRVLRALDDTILNQEQQRALVETALTRDRITGIHGVAGSGKSTLVKILGEAAEPGTTLIALAPTSSAAAELGTKANIASHTVASFVARGGQGITDRHVLVLDEAGQLGNRQARRLLEISRATGARLLLLGDEKQTGAIEQGKPFWLMRRLGLPTVELTEAVRQETRTIKSAVTAARAGNFAVALGKLDSVNTAGDNEEMATQVVSAWVRLKAETRTGTNILVLDNATRLIVNSKIREALRNESALAAEDSRLSILAPAGLTDIEKHMARFYGAGQVVRFDRDIASLGVARSADYRVIGLGRDGNGRQVVRLVDEQGRTIKWDPQTTKARHINVFNPEERELAQGDRIQWRLVNRDLDLRNAERGTVEKLDGEMATIRWDRGGRVQQVNLSEHRTWDHGYAETVYSSQSKTYPRVFVLAPVDSPLVNAQNFYTAITRAMYGVRLWTNDVKELIAKLERQSGEKTSSAEGLGRMKQNQVVAFGARHEGRLATLKTEQEQMRPQRRDRALERYLNRRDAPPRGTAEHLAEGARSIAQVLDRFLGGILDHARAQHDAPHIEAPAPVAEQPRSLQPHSEPAHGPER, from the coding sequence ATGATCCAGCCTCAGCGCCTGTACGGCAAGCCTGCCAATATCGCCCGCTACTATACGGTCGGGGACTATTACACCAAGGGCGGCGATGAGCCTTCCGAATGGGGCGGAAAACTCGCCGCCGATCTCGGTCTCTCCGGGCCGGTCGATCCCAAAATGTTCCGCGAGCTCCTGGCCGGCAAGGTCGGCGACCAACAACTGGGCCGTTACCGCGCCGACGGAACAATCCAGCATCACCCGGGCTGGGACTTCGCGGTCAATGCGCCCAAGTCCGTTTCTATCATGGCACTGGTCGCCGGCGATGAGCGTGTGCTGGCAGCTCATGAACAGGCGGTGACGGTAGCGATCGGCTATCTGGAGGAACAGGCGCAACTGCGCCGCCGTGACGAGGGCAAGATCGTCCACGAAACGACCGGGCGCATTCTCGTCGCTCGGTTCACCGAACATGGCAGCCGCGAACTCGACCCGCATCTCCACACCCATGTCGTCGTCCTCAACATGACCAACCGCCAGGATGGCGAACCGATGGCGAGCCTGGAAAGCAGGGTCATGTATGGCGAACAGCGCGTTGCCGGACAGATCTACCGCAATGCGCTGGCCTTCGCCTTGCGCGAAGCAGGGCATCAGGTCGATTTTGATCCGCGCTCCGGCCTGTTCGAGATACGCGGCGTTCCCCAATCCCTGATCGAAAAATTCTCACAGCGCGCCGATGACATCGAGGAGCATGCGCGCGAGCATGGCCTGGTTGGCCAGAAGGCACAGCGCGCCTCCTTCTATGCGACACGCAAGGCCAAGGTGAAGATCGGCCATGAAGAACTCCTTGTCCAGTGGCACCAGCGCACCGGCGAACTGCTCGACGTGCTGGAGAAGATCGTTGCCGCCGGCAGGGAGCGCGAAGGCGAGCACCTGTCTCCCACGGACAGGGAAGCGTCCCGTGCAGCGCTCTTCGGGCTGCGGCAACTGGAAACCACCGAAGCGGTCAACAACCTGGGCGATATCTTGCGTACCGGTCTTGCCGCCCATGTCGGAGAGGTTCGGCTGGAGGATGTGCGGCCGCGGATCGAAAACCACGAAGCGATCCGCAAACTGTTGCCGACGCACGAGCAGACCGGTGACAAGATACTTACGCGCGGGCGGACCAGCCGCAAGTCCTGGCGGCTTGAACTGGCCCTGACCCAGCATATCGCCCTTGGCCTTGGCGATGCCCGGCCCATCGCATCGAGCGACCGTGTTCTGCGTGCCCTCGACGACACCATATTGAATCAGGAACAGCAACGCGCGCTTGTCGAAACGGCGCTGACGCGTGACCGGATCACCGGTATCCACGGCGTCGCGGGTTCCGGCAAATCGACGCTGGTGAAGATTCTCGGCGAGGCGGCCGAACCGGGTACGACCCTGATCGCGCTCGCGCCCACATCCTCGGCGGCGGCGGAACTGGGGACCAAGGCGAACATCGCTTCCCATACCGTTGCGAGTTTCGTTGCCCGTGGCGGGCAGGGGATCACCGACCGTCATGTGCTGGTGCTCGACGAGGCGGGCCAATTGGGTAACCGTCAGGCCCGCCGTCTGCTGGAGATCAGCAGGGCGACAGGCGCGCGGCTGTTGCTGCTGGGAGACGAAAAGCAGACCGGAGCCATCGAGCAGGGCAAACCCTTCTGGCTGATGCGTCGCCTCGGGCTCCCGACCGTCGAACTGACGGAGGCGGTGCGACAGGAAACCAGGACCATCAAATCGGCCGTGACGGCGGCCCGCGCAGGCAATTTCGCAGTCGCCCTGGGCAAACTCGACAGCGTCAACACGGCCGGCGACAACGAAGAGATGGCCACCCAGGTCGTTAGCGCCTGGGTTCGCCTCAAGGCAGAAACACGGACCGGAACGAACATCCTGGTTCTCGACAACGCAACGCGGCTGATCGTCAACAGCAAGATCCGCGAGGCGCTGAGAAATGAAAGCGCGCTCGCTGCCGAGGATAGCCGGCTCTCCATCCTCGCCCCTGCCGGCCTTACCGACATCGAGAAGCATATGGCCCGCTTCTACGGAGCAGGGCAGGTCGTACGGTTCGACCGCGACATTGCCAGCCTGGGTGTAGCGCGCAGCGCGGACTATCGTGTGATCGGACTAGGGCGGGACGGCAACGGCCGCCAGGTCGTCCGTCTTGTCGATGAGCAGGGACGCACCATCAAATGGGATCCGCAAACCACCAAGGCGCGGCATATCAATGTGTTCAATCCAGAAGAACGGGAACTGGCACAAGGCGACCGCATCCAATGGCGTCTCGTCAATCGCGATCTCGATCTGCGCAACGCCGAGCGCGGCACGGTGGAGAAGCTGGACGGAGAGATGGCCACAATCCGCTGGGATCGCGGCGGGCGTGTCCAGCAAGTCAATCTGTCTGAACACCGAACCTGGGATCATGGCTATGCCGAGACCGTCTATTCCTCCCAATCGAAGACCTATCCGCGCGTTTTCGTTCTGGCACCCGTCGATTCGCCGCTGGTCAACGCCCAGAATTTCTACACCGCCATTACCCGCGCGATGTACGGCGTGCGGCTATGGACCAATGACGTCAAGGAATTGATCGCCAAGCTGGAACGCCAGTCGGGGGAGAAGACCTCTTCCGCCGAAGGGCTGGGGCGTATGAAGCAAAATCAGGTCGTTGCTTTCGGTGCGCGCCATGAAGGACGCCTCGCAACGCTCAAGACCGAACAGGAACAGATGCGCCCGCAGCGTCGCGATCGTGCGCTCGAACGTTACCTCAACCGTCGGGATGCGCCGCCGCGAGGGACAGCCGAACATCTCGCCGAAGGCGCCCGAAGTATCGCGCAGGTACTTGACCGGTTTCTGGGCGGCATCCTCGATCATGCGCGTGCACAGCACGATGCACCTCATATCGAGGCGCCGGCCCCGGTGGCAGAGCAACCGCGATCACTACAGCCTCATTCCGAACCTGCCCATGGGCCCGAACGATAA
- a CDS encoding type IV secretion system DNA-binding domain-containing protein: MSIFRNDTLGSWTRGGQAIVHNVRMTTQVFYQTLLAGFIIWIIGTLWYAFEKSTEYERFVLVKLAEAMIKVDAAAGTNDPVQFRTPEGQAYWTSADWLVASSLAKKTLHAFEVYLLHGALISGLFSLVMLAWAWFYFTRTGRGLGSNEYLRGARFGTIRQVKHALWRQAKGPLLIGKVPVPEAYEPEHILLCGAPGTGKTNLIVGMLEGIRKSGRRAIVYDTAGTFVEKFYRQGTDMLLNPLDHRTARWSPWVDVPRDYHYDQIAESTIPDKHGDPFWAKAARGTLVAVMRKLARQKHTYVSVLLDRLLRSKLKDLAAFVSGTDAAAFISTEGERTSAGIQAELASVMRSFGYLDDTDDGFSIRDWVEKGEEGSWLFITVKADQLPSLRPLITVWLDIAISAIMSLTPDRDRRLYCVIDELPTLQKLPSLSDFLARARKYGGCGILGFQSYPQLEATYGIQDAAAITGYCSTWVALRANDTATAKHVSENLGQVEQVEANEGMSYGVNDMRDGVNLSRMQVTRPLVMPTEVTNLPNLVGFLRFGRNLPVVRFDSAFNAIASLGPAFLERTDPPALVDKAKDLVRIAHAEARVREAIERESAQNPPPSTHPQAAADVPEKSAPSSKAPRTPPRQPDLFNPPKAKVDPKLVEDILHAREGDDLPVPPREAWTILAGKQGEIRSDLVQHGRDDGPREPAKPA; encoded by the coding sequence ATGAGCATTTTCCGCAACGACACGCTGGGCTCATGGACACGCGGCGGACAGGCCATCGTCCATAACGTCCGAATGACGACGCAGGTCTTCTACCAGACCCTGTTGGCCGGCTTCATCATCTGGATCATCGGCACCCTCTGGTACGCGTTCGAGAAGTCGACAGAGTATGAACGTTTCGTCCTCGTGAAGCTCGCCGAGGCGATGATCAAGGTCGACGCGGCAGCCGGTACCAACGATCCCGTCCAGTTCCGCACGCCCGAAGGCCAGGCCTACTGGACTTCGGCGGACTGGCTCGTCGCGTCCAGCCTGGCCAAAAAGACCTTGCACGCGTTCGAGGTCTATCTGCTCCACGGAGCGCTGATCTCGGGACTGTTCAGCCTCGTCATGCTCGCCTGGGCCTGGTTCTATTTCACCCGAACGGGCAGGGGGCTTGGCTCCAATGAATATCTGCGCGGGGCGCGCTTCGGCACGATCCGACAGGTCAAGCACGCACTCTGGCGCCAGGCCAAGGGGCCGCTCCTGATCGGCAAAGTGCCGGTGCCGGAAGCCTATGAGCCCGAACATATCCTCTTGTGCGGCGCGCCTGGCACGGGAAAGACTAATCTCATCGTCGGCATGCTCGAGGGCATCCGCAAATCGGGCCGGCGCGCTATCGTCTACGACACCGCCGGCACCTTCGTCGAGAAGTTCTACCGGCAGGGCACCGATATGCTGCTCAACCCGCTCGATCACCGTACGGCGCGCTGGTCACCCTGGGTCGATGTGCCGCGCGACTATCACTATGACCAGATCGCCGAATCCACCATTCCCGACAAGCATGGCGATCCCTTCTGGGCGAAGGCGGCCAGAGGAACGCTGGTCGCGGTGATGCGCAAGCTCGCCCGCCAGAAGCACACCTATGTCTCCGTCCTGCTCGACAGGCTGCTTCGCTCGAAGCTCAAGGACCTTGCGGCCTTTGTCAGCGGTACCGATGCCGCCGCCTTCATCAGCACCGAAGGTGAACGGACATCCGCGGGCATCCAGGCCGAACTCGCCTCGGTGATGCGCAGTTTCGGCTATCTTGACGATACCGACGACGGCTTCTCCATCCGCGATTGGGTCGAGAAGGGAGAGGAGGGAAGCTGGCTCTTCATCACGGTCAAAGCCGATCAGCTTCCCTCGCTGCGCCCGCTCATCACCGTCTGGCTCGATATCGCGATCAGCGCGATCATGAGCCTGACCCCCGATCGCGACCGCCGCCTCTATTGCGTGATCGATGAATTGCCGACGTTGCAGAAGTTGCCATCACTCTCGGACTTCCTCGCCCGTGCCCGTAAATATGGCGGGTGCGGCATATTGGGCTTCCAGTCCTACCCGCAACTCGAAGCAACCTATGGCATCCAGGATGCTGCCGCCATCACCGGCTACTGCTCGACCTGGGTCGCGTTGCGAGCCAACGACACAGCGACAGCAAAACATGTCTCGGAAAATCTCGGCCAGGTCGAACAGGTCGAGGCGAACGAGGGCATGTCCTATGGCGTCAACGACATGCGGGACGGCGTCAACCTGTCACGCATGCAGGTGACCCGGCCGCTGGTCATGCCGACCGAGGTCACCAATCTTCCCAATCTTGTCGGCTTCCTTCGCTTTGGCCGCAACCTTCCGGTGGTGCGTTTCGACAGCGCCTTCAACGCTATCGCGTCGCTAGGACCGGCCTTTCTTGAACGCACTGATCCACCGGCGCTGGTCGACAAGGCAAAGGATCTGGTTCGTATCGCCCATGCCGAAGCCCGGGTGAGGGAAGCCATCGAGCGAGAAAGCGCACAGAATCCGCCACCTTCGACACATCCGCAAGCGGCTGCGGACGTGCCGGAGAAGTCGGCGCCGTCGTCGAAGGCTCCCCGAACGCCACCACGGCAACCTGACCTGTTCAATCCGCCGAAGGCGAAGGTCGATCCGAAGCTCGTGGAAGACATCCTGCACGCCAGGGAAGGTGATGACTTGCCAGTCCCGCCACGCGAGGCCTGGACCATCCTCGCCGGCAAACAGGGGGAGATTCGCTCCGATCTTGTCCAGCATGGCCGCGATGATGGGCCACGTGAACCCGCGAAGCCGGCATGA
- a CDS encoding IS1096 element passenger TnpR family protein: MQLTGSLRMLHDVIQAAMGWQECHLWQFEAGDRLYDATDPHWLDYDLAAVQRRQV; encoded by the coding sequence ATGCAGCTCACCGGCAGCCTCAGGATGCTGCACGATGTAATCCAGGCTGCGATGGGCTGGCAGGAATGTCACCTGTGGCAGTTCGAGGCCGGCGATCGGCTCTACGACGCTACCGATCCCCATTGGCTCGACTATGATCTCGCCGCCGTCCAGCGACGTCAGGTTTAG
- the rbbA gene encoding ribosome-associated ATPase/putative transporter RbbA — MSDPVTGNANEPSLDAGPAARLAGVSLRYGKTLALDGVDIEIPPGKMVALIGPDGVGKSSLFSLIAGARAIQDGLVEVLGGNMADGHHREAVCPRIAYMPQGLGKNLYPTLSIDENLEFFGRLFGQGARERERRIAQLTQSTGLEPFRKRPAGKLSGGMKQKLGLCCALIHDPDFLLLDEPTTGVDPLSRAQFWDLIDSIRADRPQMSVLVATAYMEEAARFDWLIAMDAGKVLATGTAEEFYERTGTKALEEAFIALLPEERRRGHKPVTIPPRDTGAEDVAIEAKGLTMRFGEFTAVDHVDFRIERGEIFGFLGSNGCGKSTTMKMLTGLLKATEGQAWLFGREVESDDMATRKRVGYMSQAFSLYSELSVRQNLVLHAELFHVPSAEIPGRVTEIADRFGLRDIMEALPDALPLGQRQRLSLAVAMIHKPEMLILDEPTSGVDPIARDQFWQMMIDLSRNDKVTIFISTHFMNEAERCDRISLMHAGKVLISDTPTAIIEKRGSANLEDAFIAYLEDAAGTGSDAPTGAVAAPQADTHDRAPGSSSRVFSRRRVMSYARREALELNRDPIRATLALLGSVLLMFIMGYGISMDVENLPFAVLDRDATTTSENYALNLAGSRYFIERPQISDYAQLDRRMRSGELSLAIEIPPNFARDIRRGTPVQIGVWMDGAMPQRAETVQGYIQAMHAQWLSEMAVQELGARPSSGLIDVEMRYRYNPDVKSLVAIAPAVIPVLLLLFPAMLTALSVVREKELGSIINFYVTPIGRFEFLLGKQLPYVALAMANYVLLVLLAWLVFRVPITGNILAMTLGAFLYTLSATAIGLLFSIFMRSQIAALFSTAIGTILPAVQFSGLINPVSSLEGAGAFIGNLFPTTQFVTICRGVFSKGLGFGDLAQPLLALAVAFPVILGLCVVLLKKQEN, encoded by the coding sequence TTGAGCGATCCGGTGACGGGCAACGCAAACGAGCCGAGCCTGGACGCCGGGCCAGCGGCACGTCTCGCCGGTGTCAGCCTGCGCTATGGCAAGACATTGGCGCTCGATGGCGTGGATATCGAGATTCCGCCCGGCAAGATGGTTGCGCTCATCGGTCCCGATGGCGTCGGCAAATCCAGCCTGTTCTCGCTGATCGCCGGTGCCCGCGCGATTCAGGACGGTCTGGTGGAGGTGCTGGGCGGCAACATGGCCGACGGGCATCATCGCGAAGCCGTCTGCCCGCGCATCGCCTATATGCCGCAGGGCCTGGGCAAGAATCTCTACCCGACGCTCTCGATCGACGAGAATCTCGAATTTTTTGGGCGACTGTTCGGTCAGGGCGCGCGGGAGCGGGAGCGGCGGATAGCACAGCTGACCCAAAGCACCGGCCTTGAACCATTTCGCAAGCGTCCCGCAGGCAAGCTGTCGGGCGGCATGAAGCAGAAGCTGGGCCTGTGCTGCGCGCTCATCCACGATCCCGATTTTCTGCTGCTCGATGAGCCGACCACGGGCGTCGATCCGCTGTCGCGCGCGCAATTCTGGGATCTGATCGATAGTATCCGCGCCGACCGGCCACAGATGAGCGTGCTGGTCGCCACCGCCTATATGGAGGAAGCCGCTCGCTTCGACTGGCTGATCGCGATGGACGCGGGAAAGGTCCTCGCCACCGGTACGGCGGAGGAATTCTACGAGCGCACCGGCACGAAGGCCCTTGAGGAAGCGTTCATCGCACTGCTGCCCGAGGAGCGCCGGCGCGGCCACAAGCCCGTGACGATCCCGCCGCGCGATACCGGCGCCGAGGACGTCGCGATCGAGGCGAAGGGCCTGACGATGCGCTTTGGCGAATTCACCGCCGTCGATCATGTCGATTTTCGGATCGAGCGCGGTGAGATATTCGGCTTCCTGGGCTCGAACGGCTGCGGCAAGTCGACGACGATGAAGATGCTGACCGGCCTGCTCAAGGCGACCGAAGGGCAGGCCTGGCTGTTTGGCCGCGAGGTCGAGAGTGACGACATGGCGACGCGCAAAAGGGTCGGCTATATGAGTCAGGCCTTCTCGCTTTATTCAGAACTCTCCGTCCGCCAGAATCTCGTGCTCCACGCCGAGCTTTTCCATGTACCATCGGCCGAGATTCCCGGGCGGGTGACAGAGATCGCCGACCGCTTCGGTCTACGCGATATCATGGAGGCACTGCCCGATGCGCTGCCGCTCGGGCAGCGGCAGCGGCTCAGCCTCGCCGTTGCGATGATCCACAAGCCTGAGATGCTGATCCTCGACGAGCCGACCTCGGGCGTCGATCCGATCGCGCGCGACCAGTTCTGGCAGATGATGATCGACCTGTCGCGGAACGACAAGGTAACGATCTTCATCTCGACCCACTTCATGAACGAGGCCGAGCGCTGCGACCGCATCTCGCTGATGCACGCGGGCAAGGTGCTGATCAGCGACACACCGACAGCCATCATCGAAAAGCGCGGCAGCGCCAATCTCGAAGACGCATTTATAGCTTATCTGGAGGACGCCGCAGGGACAGGGAGCGATGCACCGACTGGCGCCGTCGCTGCACCGCAGGCGGATACTCACGATCGCGCACCCGGCTCCTCTTCGCGCGTCTTCAGTCGCCGCCGGGTGATGAGCTATGCCCGCCGCGAGGCGCTGGAGTTGAACCGCGATCCGATCCGCGCAACGCTGGCTCTGCTCGGGAGCGTGCTGCTCATGTTCATTATGGGCTATGGCATCAGCATGGATGTCGAGAATTTGCCGTTCGCGGTGCTCGACCGGGATGCGACAACAACGAGCGAGAATTACGCGCTCAACCTTGCGGGTTCCCGTTATTTTATCGAGCGGCCGCAAATCAGCGACTATGCCCAGCTCGACCGGCGCATGCGCTCCGGAGAGCTCAGTCTCGCCATCGAGATCCCGCCCAATTTCGCGCGCGATATCCGGCGTGGCACCCCCGTTCAGATCGGTGTGTGGATGGATGGCGCGATGCCGCAGCGGGCCGAGACCGTGCAGGGCTATATCCAGGCGATGCACGCGCAGTGGCTGAGCGAAATGGCCGTGCAGGAACTGGGCGCGCGGCCGTCGAGCGGCCTGATCGATGTCGAGATGCGCTATCGCTACAATCCCGACGTCAAGAGTCTTGTCGCAATCGCGCCGGCCGTCATCCCTGTGCTTCTCCTGCTGTTCCCCGCGATGCTGACCGCGCTCAGCGTCGTGCGCGAGAAGGAGTTGGGATCGATCATCAATTTCTATGTGACGCCGATCGGCCGCTTTGAGTTTCTGCTGGGCAAACAGCTACCCTATGTGGCCCTGGCTATGGCGAACTATGTGCTCCTGGTGCTCCTGGCATGGCTGGTCTTCCGGGTGCCCATCACCGGCAATATCCTGGCAATGACGCTGGGCGCCTTCCTCTACACCCTCTCCGCCACCGCGATCGGCTTACTTTTCTCCATCTTCATGCGCAGCCAGATCGCAGCTTTGTTCTCGACCGCCATCGGCACGATCCTGCCGGCGGTGCAGTTCTCCGGTCTGATCAATCCGGTTTCGTCGCTCGAAGGAGCGGGAGCCTTCATCGGCAATCTCTTCCCGACTACCCAATTCGTGACGATCTGTCGCGGTGTGTTCTCGAAGGGCCTCGGCTTCGGCGACCTTGCCCAACCGCTGCTAGCGCTGGCCGTGGCCTTCCCGGTGATTCTGGGCCTGTGCGTCGTGTTGCTCAAGAAGCAGGAAAACTGA